Below is a genomic region from Drosophila kikkawai strain 14028-0561.14 chromosome X, DkikHiC1v2, whole genome shotgun sequence.
CCAAACTTCCTTGTTAATACACTTTCCCTAGAACATCCTCCGTCAAGCATTGATCGGTACTTACCCGGAACTCCAAGTTTCCACTTGGACCGCCGTGTTCCGAAAAAGATAAGCCAGAAAAGTCTGTGTAATGCATCCTGCCCTTATCTGAAACACTTTCCTACTATTTGTTCTTGTGATTTGGTGCTAAACCGCGCCTTCTTTTATATTCTTGGATCTGCTCATTAAGTCTTCCGTTTCTGTGGGATTCTTTTCTTGGTGTTCTAAAGATTTGTAGCTTGAGGATATTTTGTGTACCGagattataataaaatttgagtTGAATTTTGTCAAGAGCTTGctccaaaagaaaataaaatcaaaatatatttctaaaggGAAAGGCTTTGCCGACTTCCGTTGAGAGGTTTAGTATGACCACGCCGACTTTATATTCCCAATATATCTGTGTAAGCTCTGTCTCTGGAATGAgatttcaaaattcaaaacccTGGGACATTTAGGGCCTTGCCCTCCCAGATGAGACAAAGATAAATACGGTATCCCCTTAGATTGCACTGGTTGAACGCTTTATTTGAGGGCCCCAATAAATAGTACGACGAAGGTTCCGATGCTTAGCCTAAACATgcttaaaagtaaacaaaaaagtcCTTAAATCCTTGGGTCCTTAACCGAAAATATTCGAGTAGAGGCTGTTGAGCCCATTGCTGATGGTCGAGAAGATCCCATTGTCGCTGGTGGCTGAGCCCGCATAAGGTCCTGGTCCTGGCGGACGATAGTGTTGGGGCGCCTGTATGGGACGATAAATACCACCGGGACTCACTCCTGGTCCAGGTCCGACTCCAACTCCAATTCCGGCTGGACCCATGGCACCGCCAATGCCCTCAATGCGCTGTGAAATCGGTTTAACAGGTgtcatcaaaatttttaatacatatcTCGGTtttcttttacattttattattattaacaacaacaacacttaAATTaggagagagatagagagggaGAGGAGGAAACCTTGCATCAGGGAAGGTCCTTTTACCAGAATCGGTGTGGGGGAAACTAAGGAACTCGGGAAGGAACTAGGGAGGGAACTaagaaaagaaatcaagaaaGAATTCTGAAAGGAACTTGAAAACCATAAGGTTAATGAGGTTAGTAAAAACTAAAGCACTTCAGCTAGTATTTACAAGCCACCCTCGACGCTCTCTCGATCGGCTGAGGCTCCTTGTGATGGGATTTGGACCTAATCGGTGGACAACTGCAGCTTGCCATTGACGCGCCTTTTCCCCGAGGAGGCCTGGGTGGTAGAGGATGAACCTCCAACCAGGTACTGTTTGGTTTTAATTGGATTAAGAACAGATGATGGGTTAGCCAGCACCAGGGGTTCCCGGAGGAGGAAGGTTGGAAAGAGTGCCTAGACCTACCTTCGAGGGCTGCAGCGTCACATTGAGCAGCGTAGGATGCTGCTCCACAATCACGAACTCCACCTCACGCGGGGCAAAGCCTTCGGCAAAGACCTGGGTGCAGATTCAAATCGTTAATATATTGATAAATAGTACTTGCTTTTCCCTACTCACCTCTACTTTGTAGTAACCCGGCAGCAGGATGCGCCAGAACTCGCCGTACTTTGTGGTCTGGAAGCCCACATCGCGACCCTTAATCTTAATGGAGGCTCTTTCGATGGGCATGCCCGCCGGATCGAATACAAAACCCTGGACTCCTCGATGAGCCTCGGCCAGGAATTTAATCATTGACTAGGCAACAAGGTTAGCTTAGAGTAAGCTTTAAAGAATAAAACCAAGTTTCCTCACCAGCTGGTTGTCCTCCCAGTACTTCTTGAGCTCGTAGGCAGGCGGATACTTGCAGCAGGATATCTCCAGGGTGATCTCCATGCAGCCATACCACACATAGTTATAGTCCTGCATTCCGCCGGTCAGTGGATACCACGCGGCGCCATTCGTAATACCATTCTCAAAGGCCGGCGTCGCTGATTTACAGGCCACGCCACGGGACATCTTGGCATGGTTGCGGGCATAGACCAGGGACAAATGCTTAAACACATCATCGTCGGGCGTTAGGGACGGCGCCGCCGAGTAGGTCTGGAACACTGCGCCCAGGGGACATGTTGGGGCGTAGCACAGGTGGGAGGCagagtaggaggaggaggaagagaaGCAACACGATTAGATGGGGCGTTCCAAGGGACTCACGCGGACTCACTCGCGCACAGGGCGGACGAACGGCAGATCCCTTTGAGCAGCCATATTGGTGGGAGAGTACAGAAGCAGAAGCTTTATCAATCGGCACTGGGGGGTGTTGAGCCGGAtaagggggaggaggaggatgaggagcaAGTGGGTGTGACTTCGGTGGACCGAAGCTAGGAGTAGGTTTTCACTATTTAAAGACACTCTAGGAGAGCTAACCAATACCTACTTAAGCTTTCAGCGAGGTCTTTATTCGCTGGAGGTTAGAACcagttgagaattttaagcCAAGGCCAAACTGAAGAGCTCAATTTTTGTCTAGgtttttactattttacaGATTTAGGAAAGCTTCTTTATCTAAAGCTAGAACCCTTTGGGAATTCTAGTAATAAAAACCCCGCTGAAGCTGGCTTATTAGAAACTCAATTTCATTCACAAAGATTTTGGCCAAGTTTAGCTCCCGATAATGGGCCAGAAATAAGCAGTTATCACTGGACTTTGTAAGGAACCACTGATACCAGCTGGGACTATCTGCCCCAGGCATCTCTTAATGTGCTTCCTAACAAAGTTTCGGTTGTGACCCACCACGATTTCTGGTATCAGCTACGCATAACTATGATTCTCAAGACAACTATCATACCCAAGAAATATATGTGATAAGCAGACGGACATAACTATAAGGTTTTGCTTACAAAAAGATACTCTTAAGACTACTTACTGGAGTTGGGCGTATTGTCGTAGGGATAACTGGCCACCAAGGCGCCACCATGGAGACTGCCGCTCAGCACAAACTGTATCTTGGATATCCAATCCTTCACCGCATCCGTTTCCGGCTGGCCTCGCTTGTTGTTCTGCTTGAAGTAGTCGGGGAAATTCCGATTCAGATCAAAGCCACGGGCATTATATCTGGAAAGAGCTTCAGGTAGAGTCTTAGAAACATAAgcatcctgctcctgcttaCCTTCCCTGACCGCCGTCACAGGTGCCCTCCTTGGACACAGCATAACCATCCGGATTCATGGTGGGCAATATGTGAATCCGCGTGTTATCCAGCAGCCACTTGACATACTGATCGGAACTGTAGCTGGTCACAAAGTACTGGATGAGATGGAGGAGCATCTCCCTACCCACGGGCTCGTTGCCATGGATATTGCCCACATATTTGACGTCCGGTTTGCCCACCATATGCTCATACGGCGAAGAGCTGACCACCATTACCCAAAGATCCCTGCCCTGGATCGACTTGCCAATGGAGTACAAAGCCGTAAGATTGGGATACCGGGCACTAGTAGCTCTGCCAAgggaatacatttttaaataaataataaataatacattttccaAGTAAAAACTCACCTTAGAAACCTCGTTAGCTCCTCGTGATCGTGGTAGACAAAGTCCAGATGCTGGGCATCTGGCATATAGGCCCTGGGCTCCGGCAGTCCCCTCTCCGGCTGGATTTGAATTTGCAGCGGATCACCAGTGGGATTCACTGTCTTGGCCATGGTTATGGCCGGCAGCAGGAGCATCAAGAGCAGAAGCTgaagctgttgctgttgctggagtGGTGTTGTCGTCGTCCGCAAGATCATGGTCGGTCGGCGGTGAGTCTGCGAATGGATAAACCTGGCCAGCGGGCAGACCATTTAAGTCAGGGGGCTGGCTGGCTCTCTGGCGGTGCGAAATGTGGTTCGAAATGAGAGCCAACTGGTTGGGCCACCACCGCACCGACTGGCTCCAAATCGAATCGCGAATCGCTAGGAGATGGGTTTTGAGATGATGAGCTTGGCTACGTGCAGATCTTGATCTGCGAACGTTGCCCCCTGGTGGCATGCCGCCGCCAAACGTGTTCGCCCTGGATTATTACCCCGCCTCCCCCCGTGACACTATCCATCATCCGCCGATTGGAGGTCGTTGATACTCGAGCAAGGATGGTAAATTTAAGCGAATATATGTAAGGTGGATTATAAagtaatatatagaaatatataaaagatagaatataaaatatagaatatagaTTCCCCTAAAATCGATCAGCGGAGATACCCCGCCAAGGCGAGGGCTTGTCTAATCAGAAGGTGCCTAGCTGTCACCGGATGGCCACCTCTATCTATCTATCCGGCTCTCTATCTGCCTTTATCTACCACACTCTCTCGTGTCCCGATAAGATAGGGGTGTGGCATCGACCCTATAAAACCTCACGCCATCGCCAGGGAAGCCATCAAAAAGGAAGGAGCCATCATGATGAAGCTAACACTTGCCGCCCTTGGACTTATACTGATTGCCGCCGGCGGTGTGCTGTCGCAGCCGCAGGGCAGGATTGCCGGAGGCGAGGACGCCGTCGTTGGCCAGCTGCCCTACCAGGGTGCCCTCTCCATTGGCGGTAGCTACAACTGTGGCGCCGTTCTCATTACCCAGCGCTACGCCCTCACCGCCCTCAGCTGCGTCTGCTCAGAGGGCAAGGACAAGCCGTGAGTTAAGccctcttcctttttttttttttttgtgaaaatttATGGAAACCTCCTGCTCCTTAGGTGGCCTGCCACTTTGTTCATGGTCTCCGTGGGCTCTGTGGACCTGTATTCCGGCGGCCAGCGAATTCGCGTGGAGGAGATCACCATTAATCCCAACTATAATACCCTGAAGACCGGCATTGCTTTGCTGCGGCTGGAGCAGGATGTGACCTTCAACGAGGCAGTGGCCGCCATTCCTCTGTCGCAGGATACACCGCCCCTGGGCGCCCAAGTGGAGGTCTCTGGCTGGGGTCGCACCACCGAGTCGGAGGTGGACATGCATCGCACTTTGCAGATCGGCGAGGCCGAGGTGATGGCCACGCGTGAGTGTGCCCTGGGCAAGACCGAGACGGAGCCGGTGGCCGATGACCAGGTGCTGTGTCTGGGCCATGGCCGTCGTCATGGCATCTGTACTGGCGATATCGGTGGACCCGCCGTCTACAATGGAGAGCTGGTGGGTCTGGGCGCCCAGATGCTCGGCGAGTGCGGTGGCATGCTGCCGGAGAGATTCGTGAGCATTGCGGCCAACTACGATTGGATCCAGGAGCAAATccaataaaatttgaattcattaCGAAAGCAAGATTCAAGGGGAGAGTTGTCTATTTTCTGGGATTTTTACTGGGTTTCCCGGAGAGagtaaaaatatgtataggAATGTGATATGTATAGCGTCTGATTTATccaaaatatttgatttattttttatgtatttaaaatttcggATATATCCtaaatatatgatatatttagTTAAATACTGAGATACTAGAGACTTTCCGGTTTTCTAGTTATCCAAACTCCcagattttcctttttccttaaaattttgttatcaagaatcaaagaaaattatcgTCAAAAATCGGTTATCAGTGCCAACAATTTTGGCTATCGGTTGAAATCTATATATGACATAACCACTAGCCTGTTGGGAATATCATTTTCATATCGGAATAATAATGTGATTATGTATAAACGTTAGACAGCAGCAGAAATGATAACAAAGTAGTATTAATTCTATTTAaggtttcatttttataatcttGAAGTCTTAAAATGATTACCGAATACTCTTAGGAGTGGGGTTCAGGGCTATTATTCAGAATAAATTGATATatactacatatatattcaaatatatataaaacaaattaacagGAATTTTGGTATCCCtctaatatacatattttaattttaaagaaaataatccaaaaaacaaatataaatatataaaataataaatataaaaaataaatgtaaataatgaattaataaatgttaataaataataataaataataataaaaataaatgttaataaataataaataaatatacaaataaataaaatcattttaaaaaggtGAAAAGTATGCTTTTAACTATTTAGaacttcatttaattttatttaataatttaaattaaaatgtatttcttttgaaaatttgtatttaaggattttaaagataaacttttagaaaaaaaaacgtatgcttctaaaaaaaaa
It encodes:
- the LOC108085941 gene encoding carboxypeptidase D isoform X3 — translated: MVCPLARFIHSQTHRRPTMILRTTTTPLQQQQQLQLLLLMLLLPAITMAKTVNPTGDPLQIQIQPERGLPEPRAYMPDAQHLDFVYHDHEELTRFLRATSARYPNLTALYSIGKSIQGRDLWVMVVSSSPYEHMVGKPDVKYVGNIHGNEPVGREMLLHLIQYFVTSYSSDQYVKWLLDNTRIHILPTMNPDGYAVSKEGTCDGGQGRYNARGFDLNRNFPDYFKQNNKRGQPETDAVKDWISKIQFVLSGSLHGGALVASYPYDNTPNSMFQTYSAAPSLTPDDDVFKHLSLVYARNHAKMSRGVACKSATPAFENGITNGAAWYPLTGGMQDYNYVWYGCMEITLEISCCKYPPAYELKKYWEDNQLSMIKFLAEAHRGVQGFVFDPAGMPIERASIKIKGRDVGFQTTKYGEFWRILLPGYYKVEVFAEGFAPREVEFVIVEQHPTLLNVTLQPSKRIEGIGGAMGPAGIGVGVGPGPGVSPGGIYRPIQAPQHYRPPGPGPYAGSATSDNGIFSTISNGLNSLYSNIFG
- the LOC108085941 gene encoding carboxypeptidase D isoform X1 produces the protein MVCPLARFIHSQTHRRPTMILRTTTTPLQQQQQLQLLLLMLLLPAITMAKTVNPTGDPLQIQIQPERGLPEPRAYMPDAQHLDFVYHDHEELTRFLRATSARYPNLTALYSIGKSIQGRDLWVMVVSSSPYEHMVGKPDVKYVGNIHGNEPVGREMLLHLIQYFVTSYSSDQYVKWLLDNTRIHILPTMNPDGYAVSKEGTCDGGQGRYNARGFDLNRNFPDYFKQNNKRGQPETDAVKDWISKIQFVLSGSLHGGALVASYPYDNTPNSRLLKGICRSSALCAMFQTYSAAPSLTPDDDVFKHLSLVYARNHAKMSRGVACKSATPAFENGITNGAAWYPLTGGMQDYNYVWYGCMEITLEISCCKYPPAYELKKYWEDNQLSMIKFLAEAHRGVQGFVFDPAGMPIERASIKIKGRDVGFQTTKYGEFWRILLPGYYKVEVFAEGFAPREVEFVIVEQHPTLLNVTLQPSKRIEGIGGAMGPAGIGVGVGPGPGVSPGGIYRPIQAPQHYRPPGPGPYAGSATSDNGIFSTISNGLNSLYSNIFG
- the LOC108085941 gene encoding carboxypeptidase D isoform X4; protein product: MILRTTTTPLQQQQQLQLLLLMLLLPAITMAKTVNPTGDPLQIQIQPERGLPEPRAYMPDAQHLDFVYHDHEELTRFLRATSARYPNLTALYSIGKSIQGRDLWVMVVSSSPYEHMVGKPDVKYVGNIHGNEPVGREMLLHLIQYFVTSYSSDQYVKWLLDNTRIHILPTMNPDGYAVSKEGTCDGGQGRYNARGFDLNRNFPDYFKQNNKRGQPETDAVKDWISKIQFVLSGSLHGGALVASYPYDNTPNSRLLKGICRSSALCAMFQTYSAAPSLTPDDDVFKHLSLVYARNHAKMSRGVACKSATPAFENGITNGAAWYPLTGGMQDYNYVWYGCMEITLEISCCKYPPAYELKKYWEDNQLSMIKFLAEAHRGVQGFVFDPAGMPIERASIKIKGRDVGFQTTKYGEFWRILLPGYYKVEVFAEGFAPREVEFVIVEQHPTLLNVTLQPSKRIEGIGGAMGPAGIGVGVGPGPGVSPGGIYRPIQAPQHYRPPGPGPYAGSATSDNGIFSTISNGLNSLYSNIFG
- the LOC108085941 gene encoding carboxypeptidase D isoform X5 gives rise to the protein MVCPLARFIHSQTHRRPTMILRTTTTPLQQQQQLQLLLLMLLLPAITMAKTVNPTGDPLQIQIQPERGLPEPRAYMPDAQHLDFVYHDHEELTRFLRATSARYPNLTALYSIGKSIQGRDLWVMVVSSSPYEHMVGKPDVKYVGNIHGNEPVGREMLLHLIQYFVTSYSSDQYVKWLLDNTRIHILPTMNPDGYAVSKEGTCDGGQGRYNARGFDLNRNFPDYFKQNNKRGQPETDAVKDWISKIQFVLSGSLHGGALVASYPYDNTPNSRLLKGICRSSALCAMFQTYSAAPSLTPDDDVFKHLSLVYARNHAKMSRGVACKSATPAFENGITNGAAWYPLTGGMQDYNYVWYGCMEITLEISCCKYPPAYELKKYWEDNQLSMIKFLAEAHRGVQGFVFDPAGMPIERASIKIKGRDVGFQTTKYGEFWRILLPGYYKVEVFAEGFAPREVEFVIVEQHPTLLNVTLQPSKYLVGGSSSTTQASSGKRRVNGKLQLSTD
- the LOC108085941 gene encoding carboxypeptidase D isoform X2, which gives rise to MVCPLARFIHSQTHRRPTMILRTTTTPLQQQQQLQLLLLMLLLPAITMAKTVNPTGDPLQIQIQPERGLPEPRAYMPDAQHLDFVYHDHEELTRFLRATSARYPNLTALYSIGKSIQGRDLWVMVVSSSPYEHMVGKPDVKYVGNIHGNEPVGREMLLHLIQYFVTSYSSDQYVKWLLDNTRIHILPTMNPDGYAVSKEGTCDGGQGRYNARGFDLNRNFPDYFKQNNKRGQPETDAVKDWISKIQFVLSGSLHGGALVASYPYDNTPNSRICRSSALCAMFQTYSAAPSLTPDDDVFKHLSLVYARNHAKMSRGVACKSATPAFENGITNGAAWYPLTGGMQDYNYVWYGCMEITLEISCCKYPPAYELKKYWEDNQLSMIKFLAEAHRGVQGFVFDPAGMPIERASIKIKGRDVGFQTTKYGEFWRILLPGYYKVEVFAEGFAPREVEFVIVEQHPTLLNVTLQPSKRIEGIGGAMGPAGIGVGVGPGPGVSPGGIYRPIQAPQHYRPPGPGPYAGSATSDNGIFSTISNGLNSLYSNIFG
- the LOC108085941 gene encoding carboxypeptidase D isoform X6, with product MVCPLARFIHSQTHRRPTMILRTTTTPLQQQQQLQLLLLMLLLPAITMAKTVNPTGDPLQIQIQPERGLPEPRAYMPDAQHLDFVYHDHEELTRFLRATSARYPNLTALYSIGKSIQGRDLWVMVVSSSPYEHMVGKPDVKYVGNIHGNEPVGREMLLHLIQYFVTSYSSDQYVKWLLDNTRIHILPTMNPDGYAVSKEGTCDGGQGRYNARGFDLNRNFPDYFKQNNKRGQPETDAVKDWISKIQFVLSGSLHGGALVASYPYDNTPNSMFQTYSAAPSLTPDDDVFKHLSLVYARNHAKMSRGVACKSATPAFENGITNGAAWYPLTGGMQDYNYVWYGCMEITLEISCCKYPPAYELKKYWEDNQLSMIKFLAEAHRGVQGFVFDPAGMPIERASIKIKGRDVGFQTTKYGEFWRILLPGYYKVEVFAEGFAPREVEFVIVEQHPTLLNVTLQPSKYLVGGSSSTTQASSGKRRVNGKLQLSTD
- the LOC108085944 gene encoding serine protease SP24D, coding for MMKLTLAALGLILIAAGGVLSQPQGRIAGGEDAVVGQLPYQGALSIGGSYNCGAVLITQRYALTALSCVCSEGKDKPWPATLFMVSVGSVDLYSGGQRIRVEEITINPNYNTLKTGIALLRLEQDVTFNEAVAAIPLSQDTPPLGAQVEVSGWGRTTESEVDMHRTLQIGEAEVMATRECALGKTETEPVADDQVLCLGHGRRHGICTGDIGGPAVYNGELVGLGAQMLGECGGMLPERFVSIAANYDWIQEQIQ